A window of the Lactuca sativa cultivar Salinas chromosome 5, Lsat_Salinas_v11, whole genome shotgun sequence genome harbors these coding sequences:
- the LOC111908003 gene encoding vacuolar protein sorting-associated protein 60.2-like: MAVMYSCCSEGQCDMLYNQTFNLDQVAFTSEGIKDAQQNMRTLKLANKELKGMMKTVKIQDIDNMQDEMMDMMDISSEIQESVGRSYSVLDDIDEDDLMGELDALEADMGQETEGEGVPSYLQPDNEPDMNEELNLPTAPSEHAVPAGRVNNQVTFCWIRCLSP; the protein is encoded by the exons ATGGCTGTGATGTACTCCTGTTGCTCAG AAGGACAATGTGACATGTTGTACAATCAAACATTCAACCTGGATCAAGTTGCATTCACTTCAGAAGGGATTAAAGATGCTCAGCAAA ATATGAGAACTTTGAAATTAGCAAACAAAGAGCTGAAAGGAATGATGAAAACTGTGAAGATACAAGACATTGAT AATATGCAAGATGAAATGATGGACATGATGGATATAAGCAGTGAGATACAAGAATCTGTTGGTAGAAGTTACAGTGTGCTAGATGATATTGATGAAGATGATCTCATGGGTG aACTTGATGCTTTGGAGGCAGACATGGGTCAAGAAACTGAAGGTGAAGGGGTACCTTCATATCTTCAACCTGATAATGAGCCCGATATGAATGAAGAGCTTAATCTGCCTACAGCTCCAAGTGAACATGCAGTGCCAGCTGGCAGAGTTAACAATCAGGTAactttttgttggataaggtgtctaagtccataa